In one window of Arachis ipaensis cultivar K30076 chromosome B06, Araip1.1, whole genome shotgun sequence DNA:
- the LOC107646122 gene encoding uncharacterized protein LOC107646122 has protein sequence MAVTHVDLEPNTGKTCLMSSKTGVFLVLVTILLGLSSFTLYLIAEATRSQDHGIGFITHLWWTLVPCGQFYYYYFLHCQKILKNKIEVCAMKFNVLVTTYEFIMYDRSKLSKFDWKYIIIDEAQRMKDRDSVLARDLDRKTPNVIELTIFLSLILCIGVIIFYL, from the exons ATGGCAGTTACACATGTTGATCTCGAACCAAACACAGGGAAGACATGTTTGATGAGCAGCAAAACTGGTGTATTCCTCGTACTTGTCACAATCCTATTGGGACTCTCCTCCTTCACTCTCTACCTCATAGCAGAAGCCACACGTTCTCAG GATCATGGGATTGGATTCATCACTCATTTATGGTGGACTTTAGTACCTTGCGGCCAGTTCTACTACTACTACTTTCTGCACTgtcaaaaaatattaaagaataaaatt GAGGTTTGTGCTATGAAGTTTAATGTCCTTGTGACTACTTATGAGTTCATCATGTATGATCGATCAAAGCTTTCAAAATTCGATTGGAAATATATCATAATTGATGAAGCACAGAGAATGAAGGATAGGGATTCAGTCCTGGCCCGTGATCTTGATAGGAAAACTCCCAATGTAATAGAACTAACAATATTTCTTAGTTTGATACTTTGTATAggagttattattttttatttgtaa